In Lepisosteus oculatus isolate fLepOcu1 chromosome 17, fLepOcu1.hap2, whole genome shotgun sequence, a genomic segment contains:
- the ddx43 gene encoding probable ATP-dependent RNA helicase DDX43, protein MSDWEADDDETQRVIKAEKREWKPVQSWKNSRFERKEGWGPPKPHGRGERVELQWQPSWQSSSDGANRAGSRFGERSKSQSTAALTFTIENSAIGRVIGRGGMKIRELQETTGTRIKVNRGEYQGEVQIYGRGDAQQKAKELIDELLSENSEDGLRYRRGSRDTCNSGRKELCWSKAAVQSTEVSAAPPIDWVSLRENRHRYEAMKWENLPPVKKEFYIEAESVTNLTAEEVEKWRKENNNIYVDDLKDGEKRPIPNPVRTFEEAFHHYPEIMENILQVGFQKPTPIQSQAWPVALKGIDLIAIAQTGTGKTLVYLLPGFIHMDQQPVSRKKRDGPGMLVLTPTRELALQIEAECAKYTYKGFTSICIYGGGDRKSQINMVTQGVDIIIATPGRLNDLQMNAYINLKSITYLVLDEADRMLDMGFEPQIMKIILDIRPDRQTIMTSATWPAGVRRLAKSYLKDPMMVYVGTLDLAAVNSVEQAVLIVQEEEKKDYVFDFIQKMGPEDKVLIFVGKKLVADDLSSDLCLHGIPVQSLHGDRDQCDREQALDDFKKGRVRILVATDLASRGLDVHDITHVFNYDFPRNLEEYVHRVGRTGRAGRSGASLTLVTRQEWKIASELVHILERANQAVPEELVLMAERYEKHQHEKELLGGSSRGAGGRRGREKQRANSSWKL, encoded by the exons ATGTCGGATTGGGAAGCGGACGATGACGAGACACAACGTGTAATTAAAGCTGAGAAGCGGGAATGGAAGCCGGTACAATCCTGGAAAAACAGTCGTTTTGAGAGAAAAGAGGGATGGGGTCCACCAAAGCCACATGGAAGAGGGGAGCGAGTTGAGCTCCAGTGGCAGCCAAGTTGGCAGAGCTCCAGCGACGGTGCGAACAGAGCCGGATCTCGATTTGGGGAGAGAAGTAAATCGCAATCGACTGCAGCCTTGACCTTTACAATTGAAAACTCGGCAATTGGGAGAGTAATAG GCCGAGGGGGTATGAAAATCCGTGAACTACAAGAAACTACCGGAACAAGAATAAAG GTAAATAGAGGAGAATACCAAGGTGAGGTGCAGATCTATGGAAGAGGTGATGCTCAACAGAAAGCCAAAGAGCTGATTGATGAGCTCTTGTCCGAGAATTCGGAAGATGGCTTGCGCTACAGAAGAG GCTCCAGGGACACCTGTAATAGTGGAAGAAAGGAGTTGTGCTGGAGTAAAGCAGCAGTGCAGTCTACAGAGGTTTCAGCAGCACCGCCAATAGACTGGGTTTCTTTGAGAGAAAACCGTCATAGATATGAAGCGATGAAGTGGGAAA ATCTCCCGCCAGTAAAAAAGGAGTTCTACATTGAGGCAGAGAGTGTAACTAATCTTACAGCAGAAGAAGTGGAAAAGTGGAG AAAGGAGAACAACAATATTTATGTCGATGACTTGAAAGATGGAGAAAAGCGTCCCATTCCAAATCCAGTTAGAACATTTGAGGAAGCTTTTCACCATTATCCGGAAATCATGGAAAATATTCTCCAAGTGGGATTCCAAAAGCCTACACCCATTCAG TCACAGGCATGGCCAGTTGCACTGAAGGGGATTGATTTAATTGCAATAGCCCAGACTGGGACTGGAAAAACCCTGGTTTACCTTCTACCTGGCTTCATCCATATGGACCAGCAGCctgt TTCAAGGAAGAAACGCGATGGTCCTGGAATGCTGGTTCTCACTCCAACCAGAGAGCTGGCTTTGCAGATCGAGGCCGAGTGTGCCAAATACACCTACAAAGGTTTCACAAG CATTTGTATTTATGGAGGAGGAGACCGAAAATCCCAGATAAACATGGTGACACAAGGAGTGGACATCATCATTGCAACACCGGGAAGACTGAATGACCTTCAGATGAATGCGTATATAAATCTGAAGAGCATAACATACTTG GTCTTAGATGAGGCAGATCGCATGCTGGACATGGGTTTTGAGCCTCAGATCATGAAGATTATCCTGGACATCcggccagacagacagactatAATGACAAG TGCTACTTGGCCGGCTGGTGTGCGACGTCTTGCCAAGTCCTACCTCAAAGACCCTATGATGGTGTACGTGGGAACTCTGGATTTAGCC GCGGTGAACTCTGTTGAACAAGCTGTTCTTATCGTACAAGAAGAGGAGAAGAAGGATTATGTTTTTGATTTCATCCAAAAGATGGGACCGGAAGACAAAGTCCTAATTTTTGTTGGAAAAAAACTAGT TGCTGATGACTTGTCAAGTGACCTTTGTCTTCATGGTATTCCGGTGCAGTCTCTACATGGAGACAGGGACCAGTGTGACAGAGAACAAGCACTGGATGACTTTAAGAAAG GTAGAGTGCGAATACTGGTTGCTACTGATCTAGCATCCCGGGGGCTTGATGTGCATGACATCACCCATGTGTTTAACTATGACTTCCCCAGAAACCTCGAGGAATACGTCCATCGGGTGGGGAGAACTGGAAGAGCCGG CCGCTCAGGAGCATCTTTAACCCTGGTGACAAGGCAAGAATGGAAAATAGCTTCCGAACTTGTTCACATTCTTGAAAGGGCAAACCAG GCTGTCCCCGAGGAGCTGGT